In Nitrospira sp., one DNA window encodes the following:
- a CDS encoding helicase-related protein, with product MITFKTEYAQSLIDNFSNKDKAPHIAISVDMLDTGIDVPEVLNLVFFKLVRSKTKFWQMVGRGTRLCLDLLGPGQHKESFYLFDYCQNLEYFSQDIPATDGMVGASLGKRLFNARLELLAALDCASHEKLVTAVKEAFATYGGPATKEDLRRSVADLLQREVAAMNLDNFVVRPHRRLVEKYAKPEAWVVLANEALAELSHEVAGLPSELDPENEEAKRFDLLALSLQLALLRAEPGFARLRDRVREIAALLEEKSAICLLL from the coding sequence GTGATCACCTTCAAGACCGAGTATGCACAGAGCCTGATCGATAATTTCTCGAACAAAGACAAGGCGCCGCATATCGCGATCTCGGTAGACATGCTCGACACGGGCATCGATGTGCCGGAGGTTCTGAACCTCGTCTTCTTCAAACTGGTGCGGTCGAAGACGAAGTTCTGGCAGATGGTGGGGCGTGGTACGCGGCTCTGTCTCGACTTGCTCGGGCCAGGGCAACACAAGGAGTCCTTCTATCTTTTCGATTACTGCCAAAATCTCGAGTACTTCAGTCAGGACATTCCTGCGACTGATGGCATGGTGGGAGCTTCTCTGGGAAAGCGGCTCTTCAATGCACGATTGGAACTCCTTGCAGCACTGGATTGTGCTTCGCACGAGAAGCTGGTGACGGCGGTGAAGGAAGCATTCGCAACCTATGGTGGACCGGCGACGAAGGAGGACCTGAGACGATCCGTCGCGGATCTGCTGCAACGGGAAGTCGCTGCCATGAACCTTGATAACTTCGTCGTGCGGCCCCATCGGCGTCTGGTCGAAAAATACGCGAAGCCCGAAGCCTGGGTCGTGCTGGCGAACGAAGCGCTGGCCGAACTTTCTCATGAGGTCGCGGGGCTGCCCTCTGAACTCGATCCCGAGAACGAGGAAGCAAAACGCTTCGATCTGCTCGCTCTGAGTCTACAGCTCGCCTTGCTGCGTGCCGAGCCAGGGTTCGCGCGTCTGCGCGACCGGGTCAGGGAGATCGCCGCGTTGCTGGAGGAGAAAAGCGCCATATGCTTATTACTTTGA
- a CDS encoding DEAD/DEAH box helicase family protein: protein MPNDQGKGFVDYVLWGDDGKPLGLGEAKRTRRDARVGQQQAKLYADCLEQQSGRRPVIFYSNGYEHWIWDDARYPPRRVQGFYKKAELELVIQRRETRRLLGEAPINSTIVERHYQTRAIRRIAEAFERDHDRKALLVMATGAGKTRTVIALCDLLLCCNWVKRVLFLADRVALVRQAVNAFKTYLPDASPVNLVTEKEAEGRVYVSTYPTMMGLIDETADSQRRFGVGHFDLVIIDEAHRSVFQKYRAIFDYFDSLLVGLTATPKDEVDRNTYSLFDLENGVPTDAYSLEEAVRDGFLVPAQAVSVPLRFQREGITYADLSEEEKDQWDALEWDDDGAVPSRVESEAVNKWLFNKDTVDKVLEHLMTRGLTIAGGDRLGKTIIFAKISNMRTSSPNDLMPTIRTTGVNLRG from the coding sequence ATGCCGAACGATCAGGGTAAGGGTTTCGTGGATTATGTGCTGTGGGGTGACGATGGCAAGCCGCTAGGACTGGGGGAGGCCAAGCGCACGAGACGCGATGCGCGAGTCGGGCAGCAGCAGGCGAAACTCTATGCTGATTGCCTGGAACAGCAGTCAGGCCGGCGACCAGTCATCTTCTATTCCAACGGTTACGAACATTGGATCTGGGACGACGCTCGCTACCCGCCACGTCGGGTGCAAGGCTTCTACAAGAAGGCAGAGCTTGAGTTAGTTATCCAGCGCCGCGAGACGCGGCGATTGCTAGGGGAGGCCCCGATAAACTCGACAATCGTCGAGCGCCATTACCAGACGCGGGCCATCCGGCGCATCGCCGAAGCGTTCGAGCGCGACCACGACCGCAAGGCTCTGCTCGTCATGGCAACCGGCGCCGGCAAGACGCGCACGGTGATCGCCCTCTGCGACCTGTTGCTGTGCTGCAACTGGGTCAAGCGCGTGCTCTTCCTCGCCGACCGCGTGGCATTGGTCCGCCAAGCAGTCAATGCGTTTAAAACTTATCTACCTGATGCTTCGCCGGTAAATTTGGTCACCGAGAAAGAAGCCGAAGGGCGCGTCTACGTCTCGACCTATCCGACGATGATGGGGTTGATCGACGAGACTGCAGATAGCCAGCGGCGCTTCGGCGTCGGACATTTTGATCTTGTGATCATTGACGAGGCGCACCGCTCGGTATTCCAGAAGTACCGCGCGATCTTCGATTACTTCGATTCTTTGCTCGTCGGGTTGACGGCCACGCCGAAGGACGAGGTCGATCGCAATACCTACAGCCTCTTCGATCTCGAAAACGGCGTACCGACCGATGCCTACTCATTGGAAGAGGCAGTCCGCGATGGATTTCTCGTACCGGCTCAGGCCGTTTCAGTACCTCTGAGGTTCCAGCGGGAGGGCATCACGTACGCCGACCTGTCGGAGGAAGAAAAGGACCAGTGGGACGCGCTGGAGTGGGACGACGATGGCGCCGTGCCTAGCCGCGTGGAGTCCGAGGCGGTGAACAAGTGGCTCTTCAACAAAGACACGGTAGACAAGGTGTTGGAACACCTGATGACGCGCGGGCTCACGATTGCCGGAGGCGACCGGTTGGGCAAGACGATCATCTTTGCCAAGATCAGCAACATGCGGACTTCATCGCCGAACGATTTAATGCCAACTATCCGCACTACAGGGGTGAATTTGCGAGGGTGA
- a CDS encoding Fic family protein, which yields MLYEIDEQPGVPVEDAREVSRCVAALEQGLKSLRGGLPPSMRLLCGMHKVLMSHPRGRGKTPGEVRRSQVWIGGTRPGKAAFVPPPVDALADCLTRFEQFLNDVPEPTPPLIKAALAHVQFETIHPFLDGNGRMGRLLIVLQLVADGVLRAPMLYPSLYFKTHRALYYDLLNGVRFHGDWERWLDFFAEGVQVSASQATGTANALLSLVNADRDRIAVLGRAAPSALAVHQAMQKQPLATSAALVKATRLTAATVNKSLAHLERLGIVAELTNRQRDRVFSYRRYVDELTAELESTP from the coding sequence TTGCTCTACGAGATCGACGAGCAGCCCGGCGTGCCGGTGGAGGATGCGCGTGAAGTGAGCCGCTGTGTCGCGGCACTCGAACAGGGACTGAAATCGTTGCGCGGCGGGCTGCCGCCCTCCATGCGGCTGCTGTGCGGCATGCACAAGGTCTTGATGTCGCATCCCCGCGGCCGCGGGAAGACGCCGGGTGAGGTGCGACGCTCGCAGGTCTGGATCGGCGGCACGCGGCCCGGTAAGGCAGCGTTCGTGCCGCCCCCGGTCGACGCCCTGGCGGACTGTCTCACGCGATTCGAGCAATTCTTGAACGACGTGCCAGAGCCGACGCCGCCGCTCATCAAGGCGGCGCTCGCGCATGTGCAGTTCGAGACCATCCATCCCTTTCTGGATGGAAATGGTCGCATGGGACGGTTGCTGATCGTGCTGCAGCTGGTCGCCGACGGCGTGCTGCGCGCGCCGATGCTCTACCCCAGTCTGTACTTCAAGACGCACCGCGCGTTGTATTACGACCTGCTCAACGGCGTGCGTTTTCACGGCGACTGGGAGCGCTGGTTGGACTTCTTCGCCGAGGGCGTACAGGTCAGTGCCTCGCAGGCGACGGGTACGGCGAATGCGCTGCTGTCACTGGTCAACGCCGACCGCGACCGCATCGCGGTGCTTGGTCGGGCGGCGCCGTCCGCCCTCGCCGTGCATCAGGCCATGCAGAAGCAGCCGCTGGCGACGTCCGCAGCACTTGTCAAGGCTACGCGGTTGACCGCCGCGACGGTCAACAAATCGCTCGCCCATTTGGAGCGTCTCGGTATTGTTGCTGAGTTGACCAACCGGCAGCGTGACCGAGTGTTCAGCTATCGACGCTATGTGGACGAACTGACAGCGGAACTGGAGAGCACACCGTGA
- a CDS encoding restriction endonuclease subunit S, whose amino-acid sequence MISRSSVAGTFPTKRLGDVVEFLDSMRRPITESDRRPGPYPYYGANGQQGTIDEFIFDEPLVLLAEDGGHFEDPERGIAYGISGKTWVNNHAHVLRPHAELDLRFLCRVLENYDVTPWVTGTTRGKLTQAGAAQIVVPFPSLPEQRRIAAILDKADELRAKRRAALAKLDTLTQSIFLDMFGDPITNPKGWPTVSFGQLGENQDSLRVPVKASDRDGRQGMFAYYGASGIIDWVDDFIFEGERLLIGEDGANLVARVTPVAFMARGKYWVNNHAHVIAENDRADLRFLEHVIERTDLKPFLSGTAQPKLNRGNLDRIPVPAPPLLLQREFARRIAAIEQLKADHYRSVAGIDRLFGALQFRAFRGEL is encoded by the coding sequence ATGATCTCCCGCAGTTCAGTGGCAGGGACTTTTCCGACCAAGCGACTCGGGGACGTTGTGGAGTTCCTGGACAGCATGCGCCGGCCCATCACTGAGTCAGACCGGCGTCCTGGTCCATATCCCTACTACGGAGCCAACGGTCAGCAGGGGACGATCGATGAATTCATTTTCGATGAACCGCTCGTTCTTCTTGCTGAAGATGGCGGGCATTTTGAAGATCCTGAGCGAGGAATTGCTTATGGGATATCCGGCAAAACGTGGGTTAACAACCACGCCCACGTTTTGCGGCCACATGCGGAACTGGATTTACGATTCCTTTGCCGGGTTCTTGAGAACTATGACGTAACTCCGTGGGTCACGGGAACAACACGAGGGAAGCTCACTCAAGCGGGGGCGGCTCAAATTGTAGTTCCATTTCCGTCCCTCCCCGAGCAGCGGCGGATTGCGGCGATCCTGGACAAGGCGGACGAATTGCGGGCCAAGCGCCGCGCTGCCCTCGCGAAGCTCGATACCCTCACCCAATCCATCTTCCTCGACATGTTCGGCGATCCGATCACGAATCCGAAGGGATGGCCAACCGTGTCTTTCGGCCAGCTCGGTGAGAATCAGGATTCACTTCGCGTCCCTGTAAAAGCATCTGATCGTGATGGTAGGCAGGGTATGTTCGCCTACTACGGCGCATCGGGAATTATTGACTGGGTGGACGACTTCATCTTTGAAGGTGAAAGGCTCCTTATCGGTGAGGATGGCGCAAACCTCGTCGCACGCGTGACACCCGTCGCCTTCATGGCGCGCGGGAAGTATTGGGTGAACAACCATGCCCACGTGATCGCGGAAAATGATCGTGCGGACTTGCGGTTCTTGGAACATGTAATCGAACGGACCGATCTGAAGCCGTTCCTGTCCGGCACGGCACAACCGAAACTCAATCGGGGTAACCTGGACCGTATTCCAGTGCCCGCTCCACCACTGCTTCTGCAACGTGAGTTCGCACGACGTATTGCTGCTATAGAGCAATTGAAGGCAGATCATTACCGGTCGGTAGCTGGGATCGACCGGCTTTTCGGCGCGCTGCAATTCCGCGCCTTCCGGGGAGAACTCTAG
- a CDS encoding Fic/DOC family N-terminal domain-containing protein codes for MHRRPPGTYVEVATTDERFKAFVPAPLPPEPAIAWSPALRRRFDDALVALGRLDALSAHLPNAALLLYSFIRKEAVLSSQIEGTQSSLACQGSSKLPQLWSSKIPHPVRLSLTLLRPAQVRL; via the coding sequence ATGCACAGACGCCCACCTGGAACATACGTCGAGGTCGCTACGACCGACGAGCGGTTCAAGGCGTTTGTGCCGGCGCCGTTGCCGCCCGAGCCGGCCATCGCCTGGTCGCCTGCGCTGCGTCGGCGTTTCGACGATGCGTTGGTGGCATTGGGTCGCCTGGATGCGCTCTCGGCGCATCTGCCCAACGCCGCGCTGTTGCTCTACAGCTTCATCCGCAAGGAGGCGGTCCTGTCCTCGCAGATCGAGGGCACGCAATCTTCACTTGCGTGTCAAGGGTCATCCAAATTGCCCCAGTTATGGTCATCGAAAATTCCCCACCCCGTTAGGTTGTCGTTGACGCTTCTTCGACCCGCACAAGTCCGGCTTTGA
- a CDS encoding IS1595 family transposase, translating into MGRLGYPKDVREFRQRFSTSEACRDYLVQCRWPDGFVCPTCSGKKAWLNQTRYVFECPQCGRQTSPTTGTIMHRSHVPIQEWFWAAYLVSTHTPGISALQLQRQLGIGGYQHAWHLLHRLRKGMVNDNRTQLSGLVEVDETHIGGPVKGKKGRGVAAGAHKSLVAGAVEVLVYTDVQGKRRERAGRLRLAPIADASGMALGAFLTQHVEGGSKVRTDGWRGYSESALGEYQHHIRVVGDPRQAARRFPHIHRVFSNLKAWLNGTHHGVDPKHLPSYLDEFVFRFNRRKTPMAAFQTLLGISAQKSPISLIELLSPESK; encoded by the coding sequence ATGGGGCGACTGGGTTATCCTAAGGACGTGCGGGAGTTTCGTCAGCGATTCTCGACCTCCGAAGCCTGCCGGGACTACCTGGTTCAATGCCGGTGGCCCGATGGCTTCGTTTGCCCGACATGCTCGGGTAAAAAGGCGTGGCTGAATCAGACGCGCTACGTCTTCGAATGCCCGCAGTGCGGGCGTCAAACTTCACCGACCACGGGTACGATCATGCATCGTTCGCACGTACCGATCCAAGAGTGGTTCTGGGCAGCCTACTTGGTTTCGACGCACACTCCTGGAATCAGCGCATTGCAACTACAGCGACAGCTTGGGATTGGCGGGTATCAACACGCCTGGCACCTGCTCCATCGGCTGCGCAAGGGGATGGTCAATGACAACCGCACACAACTCTCGGGGCTTGTGGAGGTGGATGAAACACACATCGGAGGACCGGTAAAAGGCAAGAAGGGCCGCGGAGTTGCCGCAGGAGCGCATAAAAGCCTTGTGGCCGGTGCGGTGGAAGTGCTGGTCTACACCGATGTCCAGGGCAAGCGCCGAGAACGCGCAGGCCGGCTCCGGCTCGCGCCGATTGCCGATGCCAGCGGGATGGCGCTGGGTGCGTTTCTGACGCAACACGTGGAAGGCGGCAGCAAAGTAAGAACCGACGGTTGGCGTGGGTACTCGGAGTCAGCCCTGGGAGAGTACCAACATCACATCCGCGTCGTCGGTGATCCTCGCCAAGCCGCGCGACGGTTTCCCCACATCCACCGCGTATTCAGCAATCTCAAGGCGTGGCTGAACGGCACGCATCACGGTGTTGACCCCAAGCATCTTCCGAGCTATTTGGACGAGTTTGTCTTTCGTTTCAACCGGCGTAAGACCCCGATGGCCGCTTTTCAAACTTTGCTGGGAATCTCGGCACAGAAAAGCCCCATTTCTCTCATCGAATTACTGTCACCGGAGTCAAAGTAA
- the istA gene encoding IS21 family transposase, which yields MVDQERWAEIRRLRHEERGSISGIARRLDLDRKTVRRSLQQTTWQPYRRAAMTETLLTAHADFVRTRASQVNYSARILYQELRASHEYIGSYETVKRGVAPLREGQLQAERALLRFETPPGQQSQIDWGQATVPFRAGPTVVHVFVLTLGFSRRGFYYACADERLAQFLEAHERAFAHFGGHTREHLYDRPRTVCYADETGRRLWNPTFKAFADYWGFEPRVCRPYRAQTKGKVESGVKYLKRNFLPGRTFVDLVDFQTQLDEWTATIADRRIHGTTHEEPLVRFARERNHLVPLADQRAFQQEARVSRIVAEDYLVSLATNRYSVPFRLIGQRVEVQRRGDTVHIFHRDQEIATHPVLPGQHQFRIQPEHGPGASARLARHRRSTVSDRSPRPDALPEVEVRDLAWYEAVCERTASQEGRP from the coding sequence ATGGTGGATCAAGAGCGGTGGGCGGAGATTCGACGGTTGCGTCATGAAGAGCGGGGATCCATTTCAGGGATTGCGCGGCGGTTGGACCTGGATCGGAAGACCGTGCGGCGCAGTCTGCAGCAGACGACGTGGCAACCCTATCGCCGAGCGGCGATGACGGAGACGCTGCTGACCGCCCATGCCGACTTTGTGCGGACCCGTGCGTCGCAGGTTAATTATTCGGCGCGGATTCTCTATCAGGAACTGCGAGCGAGCCACGAGTACATCGGCAGTTATGAGACGGTGAAGCGAGGGGTGGCGCCGCTGCGTGAGGGTCAGCTGCAGGCGGAGCGGGCCCTCCTCCGCTTTGAGACACCGCCGGGCCAGCAGAGTCAGATTGATTGGGGCCAAGCCACCGTGCCCTTCCGCGCCGGCCCGACGGTGGTGCACGTGTTCGTGTTGACGTTGGGGTTCAGCCGACGTGGGTTCTATTACGCCTGTGCCGATGAGCGGCTGGCGCAGTTTCTCGAGGCCCATGAACGGGCTTTTGCGCATTTCGGTGGCCACACGCGAGAGCATCTGTATGACCGACCGCGAACCGTCTGTTATGCGGATGAGACGGGGCGGCGGCTCTGGAATCCCACCTTCAAAGCCTTCGCCGACTATTGGGGCTTTGAGCCGCGCGTGTGTCGGCCCTATCGGGCCCAGACCAAGGGTAAGGTCGAATCCGGCGTGAAATATCTGAAACGGAACTTTCTGCCGGGACGAACGTTTGTCGATCTGGTGGACTTTCAAACCCAACTTGACGAATGGACCGCGACAATTGCCGACCGCCGCATCCATGGCACGACGCATGAGGAGCCACTCGTCCGGTTTGCGCGAGAACGCAACCACCTGGTCCCGCTGGCGGACCAGCGCGCCTTCCAGCAGGAGGCGCGCGTCTCACGGATCGTGGCCGAGGACTATTTGGTCAGCCTGGCGACGAACCGCTACTCCGTGCCCTTCCGGCTCATTGGTCAGCGGGTTGAAGTGCAACGACGGGGGGACACGGTCCACATCTTTCACCGTGACCAAGAGATCGCGACGCACCCGGTGCTCCCGGGCCAGCACCAATTCCGAATCCAGCCCGAGCACGGCCCTGGAGCCAGTGCGCGTCTCGCCCGCCACCGTCGGTCCACGGTGAGCGATCGGTCCCCTCGCCCCGATGCCTTGCCGGAGGTCGAAGTGCGGGATCTGGCCTGGTACGAGGCGGTGTGTGAGCGCACGGCGTCGCAGGAGGGGCGGCCATGA
- a CDS encoding type I restriction-modification enzyme R subunit C-terminal domain-containing protein, producing MVREQMVLIQDVQSDEWWQDVTVSMLEVMRRRLRGLVQFIDKRQRKPVYTDFEDLMGGEIGIALPGFAVGTDQAKFVAKARAFLRRHLDHVVVAKLRMNRPLTASDLAELELLLSKSGTGEPDDICRATAASKGLGLFVRSLVGMDRAAAKEALAGFIANKTFTGNQLEFVNLIVDHLTEHGVMEPARLYESPFTDLTPRGPEGLFKTAEMDELIRVLEAVRATASAA from the coding sequence ATGGTCCGCGAACAGATGGTCCTGATTCAGGACGTGCAGAGCGATGAGTGGTGGCAGGATGTGACGGTGTCTATGCTGGAAGTGATGCGTCGTCGCTTGCGCGGGTTGGTGCAGTTCATCGACAAGCGCCAGCGCAAGCCCGTCTATACGGACTTCGAGGATTTGATGGGAGGCGAGATTGGTATTGCCTTGCCCGGCTTCGCTGTGGGTACGGATCAAGCCAAGTTTGTCGCCAAAGCGCGAGCGTTCCTACGTCGGCATCTTGACCACGTCGTGGTTGCCAAGCTGCGGATGAATAGGCCGCTGACCGCCTCGGACCTTGCCGAGCTGGAGCTGTTGTTGAGCAAGAGCGGCACAGGTGAGCCGGATGACATCTGCCGAGCGACAGCTGCATCCAAAGGGCTTGGGCTATTCGTGCGGTCTCTGGTTGGGATGGATCGGGCTGCTGCCAAAGAGGCGCTGGCCGGATTTATCGCAAACAAGACGTTCACTGGCAACCAGCTGGAATTCGTCAATCTGATCGTGGATCACCTCACTGAGCACGGCGTGATGGAACCGGCTCGACTCTACGAATCGCCCTTTACGGACCTCACGCCACGTGGACCGGAAGGCTTGTTCAAGACAGCGGAGATGGATGAGCTGATCCGCGTGCTTGAGGCCGTCCGGGCAACGGCTTCGGCGGCGTGA
- a CDS encoding class I SAM-dependent DNA methyltransferase, which translates to MFTVVGEHLFPFLRADLARQLGNGDSTYAYHMKDARFTIPTPALLAKVVDMLDHVPMEERDTKGDVYEYMLAKIATAGQNGQFRTPRHIIRLMVELTAPTPADVICDPACGTAGFLVAAGEYLRERHPNLLHDAKQREHFHHRMFHGFDFDNTMLRIGSMNMLLHGVESPDIRYRDSLAQDHVGEEEKYTLVLANPPFAGSLDYENTAKDLLQIVKTKKTELLFLALFLRLLKPCGRAAVIVPDGVLFGSSKAHKELRRILVEEQKLDAVIKLPGGVFKPYAGVSTAILVFTKTNSGGTDFVWFYDVEADGWSLDDKRTPLLPEDKLGPVPRAPFTEDEHAKNNLPDVLARWTQRAGSERERPRTAQSFCVPRADIAAQGYDLSLNRYKEVVHEAVEHRPPKEILAELAKLEEEIQRGMKELEGMLG; encoded by the coding sequence ATGTTTACCGTCGTCGGCGAGCATCTGTTCCCGTTCCTCCGCGCCGACCTTGCGCGTCAGCTCGGCAATGGCGACTCGACTTACGCGTACCACATGAAGGACGCGCGGTTCACCATCCCGACTCCCGCGCTATTGGCGAAGGTGGTGGACATGCTCGACCATGTGCCGATGGAGGAGCGCGACACCAAGGGCGATGTCTATGAGTACATGCTGGCCAAGATCGCCACCGCCGGGCAGAACGGGCAGTTCCGCACCCCGCGTCACATCATTCGGCTGATGGTCGAGCTGACTGCACCGACGCCGGCCGACGTGATCTGCGATCCGGCCTGCGGCACGGCGGGCTTTCTAGTAGCAGCGGGCGAATACTTGCGCGAGCGGCATCCGAATCTACTACACGACGCGAAGCAGCGAGAGCACTTCCACCACCGAATGTTCCACGGCTTCGACTTCGACAACACGATGTTGCGCATCGGCAGCATGAATATGCTGCTGCACGGCGTGGAGAGCCCGGACATCCGCTACCGCGACTCGCTCGCGCAGGACCATGTGGGCGAGGAGGAGAAGTACACATTGGTGCTCGCCAATCCGCCCTTCGCGGGAAGCCTCGATTACGAGAACACCGCCAAAGATCTTCTCCAGATCGTCAAGACCAAGAAGACCGAGCTGCTCTTTCTCGCGCTCTTCCTGCGGCTGCTGAAACCATGCGGCCGCGCGGCGGTGATCGTGCCGGATGGCGTGCTCTTCGGCTCAAGCAAGGCACACAAGGAACTGCGACGCATCCTGGTGGAAGAGCAGAAGCTCGATGCAGTGATCAAGCTGCCAGGCGGGGTATTCAAGCCCTATGCAGGCGTCTCGACCGCGATTCTTGTGTTCACCAAGACAAACTCAGGTGGTACCGACTTTGTCTGGTTCTACGATGTCGAGGCCGATGGCTGGAGCCTCGACGACAAGCGCACGCCGCTCCTGCCCGAAGACAAGCTCGGCCCAGTGCCCCGCGCGCCGTTCACTGAAGACGAACATGCGAAGAACAACCTCCCGGACGTACTCGCGCGCTGGACCCAACGCGCTGGGTCTGAACGAGAACGCCCACGTACCGCGCAGAGTTTCTGCGTGCCGAGGGCCGACATTGCAGCCCAGGGCTACGACCTCTCATTGAACCGCTACAAGGAAGTCGTGCATGAGGCGGTCGAACACCGTCCGCCGAAGGAGATCCTCGCCGAGCTGGCGAAGCTGGAAGAGGAGATCCAGCGAGGGATGAAGGAGTTGGAAGGGATGTTGGGATGA
- the istB gene encoding IS21-like element helper ATPase IstB, translated as MNAAQLERLRDQLTRLRLLKSRERLEALLQEAAVKELPYADFLDQVLGEEVASKTAKNIAMRTSLARFPFVKSLEVFDFSYQPSLDKKQIQQVATCHFIEHGENVVILGPPGVGKSHLAIGLGLQAIAQGYRVLFTTAAAMIATLTRALTENRLEDKLKLYTIPRLLIIDEIGYLPIDRTGANLFFQLISRRYEKGPMILTSNQSFGAWGEVFGDRVLATAILDRVLHHAITINIRGHSYRLKEKLKAGLVRVEEASTTT; from the coding sequence ATGAACGCGGCGCAACTGGAACGGCTCCGTGACCAACTCACGCGCCTACGGCTCTTGAAGAGTCGGGAGCGGCTGGAGGCCCTCTTACAAGAAGCGGCCGTCAAGGAGCTGCCCTATGCCGACTTCCTCGACCAGGTGCTCGGCGAAGAAGTCGCGTCCAAGACCGCGAAGAACATTGCGATGCGGACGAGTTTGGCGCGATTTCCATTCGTCAAGAGTCTGGAGGTCTTCGACTTCAGCTACCAGCCTTCGTTGGATAAGAAGCAGATTCAGCAGGTGGCGACCTGCCACTTCATCGAGCACGGCGAGAATGTCGTGATCTTGGGGCCGCCCGGTGTGGGCAAAAGCCACCTGGCCATCGGGCTAGGGCTGCAAGCCATTGCCCAGGGCTATCGGGTGTTGTTCACGACAGCCGCCGCCATGATCGCTACGCTGACTCGGGCGCTCACGGAGAATCGGCTGGAGGACAAGCTGAAGCTCTATACCATTCCCCGGTTGCTGATCATTGATGAGATCGGCTATCTGCCCATTGACCGCACCGGGGCCAACTTGTTCTTTCAGCTCATCTCACGCCGCTATGAGAAGGGGCCGATGATTTTGACCAGTAACCAGAGTTTCGGGGCTTGGGGCGAGGTGTTTGGCGACCGGGTGCTGGCGACTGCGATCCTGGATCGGGTGCTCCACCACGCGATCACCATCAACATCCGGGGCCATTCCTACCGGCTGAAGGAGAAACTCAAAGCCGGACTTGTGCGGGTCGAAGAAGCGTCAACGACAACCTAA